The genomic segment GTTAAATACTCGATTTCGTTTGTTATTTGCAAAGTTAAGACTTAATTTTAGTTTCTAACAAGCTTGTTCATAATAGCGTTCAAAATATTTTTGGTTCCCTATTAATAATCAAAATTCAATGATTACCTTTGTAATACTATAAATGTTCAAGAGGAGTAATAAATAACAAAATATAATTCAGCATAAGAATGCCGGAACAAAGAAAAAACATACGCACAACAAGAGCAAAAACTCAGCCAGTAAATGATTATGGCCGTTTGCAGCCTCAGGCATTAGAACTTGAAGAGGCGGTTATCGGTGCACTAATGATAGAAAAAGATGCTTATTCTCAAGTAAGTGAAATTCTCCGCCCTGAATCTTTTTATGAACATCGGCATCAGCTTATCTATGCCGCTATTACCGATTTGGCAGTGCGACAAGAGCCGGTGGATATTCTTACAGTAACGGAACAACTCCGTAAGCGTGCTGAGTTAGAAGAGGTTGGAGGTCCTTTTTATATTACTCAACTGAGTAGTAAGGTTGCTTCTTCGGCGCACATAGAATATCATGCCCGGATTATAGCTCAAAAATATCTGGCACGGCAGCTTATCACTTTTAGTAGTGACATAGAAACCAAAGCGTTTGATGAAACGCTGGATGTGGACGACCTCATGCAAGAAGCCGAAGGGAAGCTTTTTGAAATATCTCAGCGTAATTTAAAGAAAGATTATACACAAATCAATCCTATTATAGCGGAAGCTTATGAGCTATTGCAGAAAGCTGCAGCCCGAACGGATGGATTGAGCGGATTGGAGAGTGGATTTACTAAGCTGGATAAAATGACTTCGGGATGGCAAAACTCTGATTTAGTTATTATAGCAGCTCGTCCGGCGATGGGGAAAACAGCTTTTGTTTTATCCATGGCTAAAAATATAGCGGTGAACTTTCGCCAACCTGTTGCCTTGTTTTCGCTTGAGATGAGCAATGTGCAGTTGGTAAATCGTCTTATAGTAAATGTTTGCGAAATTCCGGGCGAAAAAATTAAAAGCGGGCAACTGGTTGCTTATGAATGGCAACAATTGGATTATAAATTAAAAGATTTAATTGATGCTCCACTTTATGTAGATGATACTCCTTCGCTTTCGGTATTTGAACTTCGTACAAAAGCTCGCAGATTAGTCAGAGAACATGAGGTGAAAATCATAATTATCGATTATCTTCAGTTAATGAATGCCAGTGGTATGTCGTACGGTAGTCGCCAGGAGGAAGTGAGTACTATTTCCCGTTCTCTCAAAGGACTGGCCAAGGAACTTGATATCCCCATTATTGCTTTGTCTCAGTTAAATCGTGGGGTGGAGAATAGGGAAGGCATTGAAGGCAAGCGTCCGCAGTTGAGTGATCTTCGTGAGTCAGGAGCTATAGAGCAGGATGCCGATATGGTTTGTTTTATTCACCGCCCCGAGTATTATAAAATCTATACTGACGATAAAGGGAACGATCTTCGGGGCATGGCCGAAATTATTATAGCTAAACATCGTAATGGTGCGACAGGTGATGTTTTATTGCGATTCAAAGCGGAATATGCAAAATTTCAGAATCCGGATGATGACATGATTATACCCATGCCCGATGCAGGTGCTATGTTGGGCTCACGAATGAATGGCAATGCGGTGGGAAGTATACCTCCGCCTAAGCCGGAAGAGCCGAACCCTTTTGGAAGTACGGGAAATGAAGGGCCATTGCCTTTTTAAAATGCATTTTTGTGTATTTATTTCGGCTTTTATTTCCAATTGCAGGCTGATCTAGCTTAAAATAAGGGAACTTTTAGTTTAAGCTTCTACCACTTTTTAATATTCAATAAATTGTTTAACTGCCTTACTCTTTTCTTATCTGGAAAAGGCAGACTAAATAACATATAATGTAATGCTCCGTTACATTATATGTTATGACGATAACAATATATGTAATGAGTCGGAAGTTCTGATCTGAAGCAAAATGTAACTTGATCCTTTTATCCGGGCACTTGCCTAAATGACTTTGTAGTCGTTTTTTCTGTGCCATTATTCCCTGTCAACCGAAAAATCTTATTAAATTTGCAAGTCGTTTTTTGAAAACAATAAAATATTAATGATATGAATATCTCTTATAATTGGCTGAAAGAGTATGTCGACTTTGACTTAACCCCTGATGAAGTGGCTGCTTCGCTTACTTCTATCGGACTGGAAACAGGGAGTGTGGAAGAAGTTCAAACCATTAAAGGCGGACTTGAAGGACTTGTTATAGGCGAAGTACTGACGTGCGTTAATCATCCCAATTCCGACCATCTGCATGTTACGACCGTTAATTTAGGAAATAGCGAGCCTACGCAAATAGTTTGCGGTGCACCCAATGTAGCTGCCGGGCAAAAGGTCGTTGTTGCCACTTTAGGAACTAAACTATACAACGGTGATGAATGCTTTACTATTAAGAAATCAAAAATACGTGGTGTGGAGTCTATCGGCATGATTTGTGCTGAAGATGAGATTGGCATCGGAACGGATCATGCAGGTATCATTGTATTGCCGCCCGAAGCTGTTCCGGGTACTCTTGCCAAGGATTATTATAATATTAAAAGCGATTATGTGCTTGAGGTGGACATTACGCCCAACCGTGCAGATGCTTGTTCGCATTACGGTGTAGCACGCGATTTGTATGCCTTCTTACTTCAAAACGGATACAAAGCTACCCTGAAACGCCCTTCGGTAGATGCGTTTGCCATAGAGAATCATGATTTGGATATTTCGGTAACAGTAGAAAATAGTGAGGCATGCCCCCGCTATGCAGGTGTTTCAGTAAAAGGTGTAACGGTGAAAGAGAGTCCGGCATGGTTGCAGGATAAACTTCGTATTATCGGCATTCGCCCTATTAATAATGTTGTTGATATCACTAACTATATCGTTCATGCTTTCGGCCAACCTTTGCATTGCTTTGATGCCGGAAAAATTAAGGGCAATGAGGTTGTTGTTAAAACCATGCCCGAAGGAACCCCTTTCGTAACACTCGATGAGGTAGAACGTAAGCTTTCTGACCGTGACCTGATGATTTGCAATAAAGAAGAGGCCATGTGCATTGCCGGTGTATTTGGCGGATTAGATTCAGGTTCTACAGAAACAACCACCGATGTGTTTCTGGAAAGTGCCTATTTTCATCCGACGTGGGTGCGTAAAACAGCTCGCCGCCACGGATTGAATACGGATGCTTCTTTCCGTTTTGAAAGAGGCATTGACCCCAATGCAACTCTTTATTGCCTGAAGCTTGCCGCTTTGATGGTGAAAGAATTGGCCGGCGGAACCGTGTCATGCGAAATTAAAGATGTATGTGCTGCACCTGCCGAAGATTTCATCGTGGAACTCGCCTACGAGAAAGTAAACACGCTTATCGGAAAAGTGATTCCGGTAGAGACGATAAAAAGCATTGTGGCTAGTTTGGAGATGAAGATAACGGCAGAAACAGTCGAAGGACTTACGTTGGCCATTCCTCCTTACCGGGTAGATGTGCAGCGCGATGTGGATGTGACAGAAGATATTTTGCGCATCTACGGATATAACAATGTAGAAATACCCAGTACACTGAAATCAAGCCTCACAACAAAAGGCGTAGCCGATAAATCGAATAAATTACAAAACATTGTATCAGAGCAACTTGTGGGCTGTGGGTTCAATGAAATATTGAACAACTCACTGACTCGTGCTGCTTATTATGACGGGTTAGAAACATACGCTTCGGATAATCTGGTGATGTTGATGAACCCTTTGAGCACCGATCTTAATTGTATGCGTCAAACGCT from the uncultured Bacteroides sp. genome contains:
- the pheT gene encoding phenylalanine--tRNA ligase subunit beta codes for the protein MNISYNWLKEYVDFDLTPDEVAASLTSIGLETGSVEEVQTIKGGLEGLVIGEVLTCVNHPNSDHLHVTTVNLGNSEPTQIVCGAPNVAAGQKVVVATLGTKLYNGDECFTIKKSKIRGVESIGMICAEDEIGIGTDHAGIIVLPPEAVPGTLAKDYYNIKSDYVLEVDITPNRADACSHYGVARDLYAFLLQNGYKATLKRPSVDAFAIENHDLDISVTVENSEACPRYAGVSVKGVTVKESPAWLQDKLRIIGIRPINNVVDITNYIVHAFGQPLHCFDAGKIKGNEVVVKTMPEGTPFVTLDEVERKLSDRDLMICNKEEAMCIAGVFGGLDSGSTETTTDVFLESAYFHPTWVRKTARRHGLNTDASFRFERGIDPNATLYCLKLAALMVKELAGGTVSCEIKDVCAAPAEDFIVELAYEKVNTLIGKVIPVETIKSIVASLEMKITAETVEGLTLAIPPYRVDVQRDVDVTEDILRIYGYNNVEIPSTLKSSLTTKGVADKSNKLQNIVSEQLVGCGFNEILNNSLTRAAYYDGLETYASDNLVMLMNPLSTDLNCMRQTLLFGGLESIAHNANRKNADLKFFEFGNCYYFHADKKNPEKVLAAYAEDYHLGLWLTGLKVSNSWAHADEDSSVYELKAYVENVLKRLGIDLQNLVVGNLTDDIFAAALSVHTKGGKRLASFGVVSRKQLKAFGIDNEVYYADLNWQELMKAVKSVKISYRELSKFPAVKRDLALLIDRKIQFSEIEEIAYNTEKKLLRDVSLFDVYEGKNLEAGKKSYAVSFLLQDETQTLNDKSIDKVMSKLVKNLEDKLDAKLR
- the dnaB gene encoding replicative DNA helicase: MPEQRKNIRTTRAKTQPVNDYGRLQPQALELEEAVIGALMIEKDAYSQVSEILRPESFYEHRHQLIYAAITDLAVRQEPVDILTVTEQLRKRAELEEVGGPFYITQLSSKVASSAHIEYHARIIAQKYLARQLITFSSDIETKAFDETLDVDDLMQEAEGKLFEISQRNLKKDYTQINPIIAEAYELLQKAAARTDGLSGLESGFTKLDKMTSGWQNSDLVIIAARPAMGKTAFVLSMAKNIAVNFRQPVALFSLEMSNVQLVNRLIVNVCEIPGEKIKSGQLVAYEWQQLDYKLKDLIDAPLYVDDTPSLSVFELRTKARRLVREHEVKIIIIDYLQLMNASGMSYGSRQEEVSTISRSLKGLAKELDIPIIALSQLNRGVENREGIEGKRPQLSDLRESGAIEQDADMVCFIHRPEYYKIYTDDKGNDLRGMAEIIIAKHRNGATGDVLLRFKAEYAKFQNPDDDMIIPMPDAGAMLGSRMNGNAVGSIPPPKPEEPNPFGSTGNEGPLPF